The following coding sequences are from one Paenibacillus stellifer window:
- the fliP gene encoding flagellar type III secretion system pore protein FliP (The bacterial flagellar biogenesis protein FliP forms a type III secretion system (T3SS)-type pore required for flagellar assembly.) codes for MKKKILLTFLLIGLFSILVLRPIYAAAADPIPNIDIQVGGQGSQSGTSSVSIILLITVLSVAPACLVLMTSFTRIVIVLGFVRTSLGTQQMPPNQVLVGLALFLTLFIMSPTLSNVNQVALQPYIKGEISQTEALKKAEEPMKQFMFKYTHEKDLLLFMKYNGYTGEHKPNTYKDIPLTVLIPSYAMSEMKTAFQMGFLIFIPFLIIDVVVSSTLMAMGMMMLPPVMISLPFKIMLFVLVDGWYLVVKSLLLSYST; via the coding sequence ATGAAGAAGAAAATTCTGCTCACCTTCCTGCTTATCGGTCTGTTTAGTATTCTGGTTCTGCGACCGATCTACGCGGCTGCAGCTGATCCGATTCCGAATATCGATATTCAGGTAGGGGGACAGGGCTCGCAGAGCGGGACGAGCTCGGTATCCATCATTTTACTTATTACCGTACTGAGCGTCGCGCCTGCGTGTCTGGTGTTGATGACAAGCTTTACACGAATTGTCATCGTCCTCGGATTCGTCCGTACATCGCTTGGCACTCAGCAAATGCCGCCCAATCAGGTTTTGGTCGGGTTGGCATTGTTTCTGACCCTGTTCATCATGTCGCCTACGCTGTCGAACGTGAATCAGGTTGCGCTTCAGCCTTATATCAAAGGCGAGATTTCGCAGACGGAAGCATTGAAAAAGGCCGAGGAACCCATGAAGCAGTTCATGTTCAAGTATACGCATGAGAAGGATCTGCTCCTGTTCATGAAATATAACGGCTATACAGGGGAGCATAAGCCCAATACTTACAAGGATATTCCGTTGACGGTTCTTATTCCTTCCTATGCGATGAGTGAGATGAAGACGGCATTTCAGATGGGCTTTTTGATATTCATACCATTCCTGATTATTGATGTGGTTGTGTCCAGCACACTAATGGCCATGGGGATGATGATGCTTCCGCCGGTTATGATTTCACTGCCTTTCAAAATCATGCTGTTCGTGCTTGTAGACGGCTGGTATCTTGTCGTCAAGTCGCTGCTTCTAAGCTACAGTACTTGA
- the fliR gene encoding flagellar biosynthetic protein FliR, giving the protein MNSILQGFPVFLLIFCRITAFFVVVPVFSSRNIPMSFKIGLAFFVSLVVFTVRGTGIVVQEDLNLVLLIVREVLIGLLLGFIGYLMFMMIQTAGSFIDLQIGFSIANVIDPLSGASAPLLGNFKYMIALLLFLGMNGHHYLLDAIVNSYNWVPLNNSVLERMMDGTLSDFLIRTFGQAFMLALQMSAPLVTALFLTDLGLAFLARTAPQYNVFVIGVPLKIIVGLALLMILMPTMAVLFQNLFSIMFESMRNLLTTMGA; this is encoded by the coding sequence ATAAACTCCATCTTACAGGGATTTCCTGTCTTTTTGCTTATTTTTTGTCGAATTACAGCTTTTTTTGTTGTGGTTCCTGTGTTTTCTTCACGCAACATTCCAATGTCGTTCAAGATCGGCCTTGCCTTTTTCGTTTCATTGGTCGTTTTTACTGTCAGAGGGACGGGTATTGTTGTTCAAGAGGATTTGAACCTTGTTTTGTTGATTGTGCGCGAGGTGCTGATCGGCCTGCTTCTCGGTTTTATCGGATACCTGATGTTTATGATGATACAGACGGCCGGTTCCTTTATTGACTTGCAGATCGGTTTCTCTATTGCGAACGTTATTGACCCGTTGTCCGGTGCGTCGGCGCCACTGCTCGGCAATTTCAAGTATATGATCGCGTTGCTGCTGTTCCTGGGGATGAATGGTCATCACTATTTGCTGGACGCCATAGTCAACAGCTACAACTGGGTTCCTTTGAACAATTCGGTGCTTGAGAGAATGATGGACGGCACTCTGTCGGATTTCCTTATTCGTACGTTTGGACAGGCATTCATGCTTGCACTTCAAATGTCGGCGCCCCTTGTAACGGCATTGTTCCTAACGGATCTCGGACTTGCCTTCTTGGCCAGAACCGCGCCCCAATACAATGTCTTTGTCATAGGCGTGCCTTTAAAAATCATAGTCGGCCTGGCTCTTCTCATGATTCTCATGCCGACCATGGCTGTTTTGTTCCAAAATCTGTTCAGCATTATGTTTGAATCCATGCGCAATCTGCTAACGACTATGGGCGCCTAA
- the flhB gene encoding flagellar biosynthesis protein FlhB, which produces MNKRYKFDLQMFGGDKTEKPTAKRRGDARKKGQVAKSHELSGAIVLLSAVSTLLIFGGFLKDRVVSLFRDILMNRLTMEVTPDNVMNLMSGYGVQILVILAPVFLIPLILAIVAEVSQIGFKMVGEGLTPKFSKINPLKGLKNIFSMRSLVEMFKSILKLIIIGYLVFSTLWGKKQEFLALSHVDVEGIMHFASKMTLNLGMKIGAALLIMAVLDYVYQRYEHEKSLKMTKQEIKDEYKNMEGDPQIKGKIRERQRRMAMQRMMQEVPKADVIITNPTHFAVALKYDGSTMEAPQIVAKGQDFVALRIRELAKEHGIITMENKPLARALFQRAEIGDAVPTDLFQAVAEVLAYVYKLKGRPRSNGR; this is translated from the coding sequence ATGAACAAGCGGTATAAATTCGACCTTCAAATGTTCGGCGGCGACAAGACGGAGAAGCCTACCGCGAAGCGGCGCGGAGATGCCCGGAAGAAAGGCCAGGTCGCCAAAAGCCATGAGCTGTCCGGAGCCATTGTCCTGCTTTCTGCGGTGTCCACGCTGCTCATTTTCGGAGGCTTTCTAAAGGATCGGGTCGTTTCGTTGTTCAGGGATATCCTGATGAACAGGCTGACGATGGAAGTGACACCGGATAATGTGATGAACCTGATGAGCGGGTATGGAGTTCAAATTTTGGTCATATTGGCTCCGGTTTTTCTAATTCCCTTGATCTTGGCAATCGTCGCCGAGGTGAGTCAGATCGGTTTCAAGATGGTCGGCGAAGGACTGACGCCAAAATTCAGCAAGATTAATCCACTCAAAGGTTTGAAGAACATTTTTTCGATGCGTTCATTGGTGGAGATGTTCAAATCAATTCTGAAGCTGATTATCATCGGATATTTGGTCTTTAGCACGCTTTGGGGAAAAAAACAGGAATTTTTGGCTCTGTCCCATGTGGATGTTGAAGGAATTATGCATTTTGCTTCAAAAATGACATTGAACTTAGGAATGAAGATCGGAGCTGCACTGTTGATTATGGCCGTACTGGACTATGTGTACCAGCGCTATGAGCATGAAAAAAGTCTGAAGATGACCAAACAGGAAATCAAAGACGAGTACAAGAACATGGAAGGCGATCCGCAAATCAAAGGCAAAATCAGGGAACGTCAGCGCCGGATGGCCATGCAGCGAATGATGCAGGAAGTTCCGAAGGCGGACGTAATCATAACCAACCCGACTCACTTTGCCGTCGCATTGAAATATGACGGATCAACCATGGAGGCTCCGCAAATTGTGGCCAAAGGCCAGGACTTTGTTGCCCTTCGCATTCGCGAACTGGCCAAGGAACATGGCATTATTACGATGGAAAACAAGCCGCTTGCACGGGCGCTGTTTCAGCGGGCGGAGATCGGGGATGCGGTTCCCACTGATCTGTTCCAGGCGGTTGCTGAAGTGTTGGCTTACGTATATAAACTAAAGGGCAGACCAAGATCCAACGGGAGGTAG
- the fliQ gene encoding flagellar biosynthesis protein FliQ has translation MSTEFIIGLAGQAVYLMLEISAPMLVFGLVVGLLVSIFQATTQIQEQTLAFVPKIVAVLLSLLLFGPWILTKLIDFTSHILGNLYLYIG, from the coding sequence ATGAGTACGGAATTTATAATCGGACTTGCGGGACAAGCGGTATATCTGATGCTGGAGATAAGCGCGCCGATGCTTGTGTTCGGTCTTGTAGTCGGACTTCTTGTCAGTATCTTTCAGGCCACAACCCAAATTCAAGAGCAAACGCTGGCCTTTGTTCCGAAGATCGTAGCTGTGTTGCTGTCTCTGCTCTTGTTCGGGCCATGGATTCTAACGAAGCTTATTGATTTCACATCCCACATACTGGGAAATCTGTATCTGTACATCGGTTGA
- a CDS encoding response regulator → MANRILIVDDAAFMRMMIRDILSKNGFEVVGEAQDGSQAIEKFKELRPDLITMDITMPEMDGIAALKEIKKVDANAKVIMCSAMGQQAMVIDAIQAGAKDFIVKPFQADRVIEAINKTLGV, encoded by the coding sequence ATGGCTAACCGAATTTTGATCGTAGACGATGCTGCTTTTATGAGAATGATGATTCGCGATATTTTGTCCAAAAATGGGTTCGAAGTAGTAGGGGAAGCCCAGGACGGTTCCCAGGCGATTGAAAAATTCAAAGAACTGCGCCCCGACTTGATTACAATGGATATTACCATGCCTGAAATGGACGGCATCGCAGCATTGAAGGAAATTAAGAAGGTTGACGCTAACGCGAAAGTCATTATGTGCTCCGCAATGGGCCAGCAAGCTATGGTAATCGACGCCATTCAAGCCGGCGCTAAGGACTTTATCGTTAAGCCATTCCAAGCTGACCGCGTTATCGAAGCCATTAACAAAACGCTTGGCGTTTAG
- a CDS encoding flagellar FlbD family protein: MISVTRLNGSPMWLNALLVEMVEENPDTYITLVTGKRLIVLEKADEVIAKIRDYNKDIGANSATIKVQTLEELS; this comes from the coding sequence ATGATCTCGGTAACACGATTAAACGGATCGCCAATGTGGCTTAATGCCCTTCTGGTAGAAATGGTGGAGGAAAACCCGGACACCTATATCACACTGGTAACGGGCAAAAGGCTGATTGTTCTTGAAAAAGCCGATGAGGTTATAGCCAAAATCAGGGACTACAATAAGGATATCGGCGCAAATTCCGCTACCATTAAAGTCCAAACACTGGAGGAGCTTTCATGA
- the fliM gene encoding flagellar motor switch protein FliM, translating to MVDVLSQNEIDALLAALSSGEMDADELKKEETQRKIRSYDFKRALRFSKDHIRSLTRIHENFARYLTTYFSAQLRTFVQINVVQVEQLPYDEFIRSIPKMTILNIFEAEPLEGRMVMEVHPNIAYAMLDRLLGGVGTAPTKVNTLTEIETTIMERIFSRCFESLQEAWKTVLDIEPRLEALETNPQFMQIVSPNETIALISLSTKIGDTTGMINLCIPHVVLEPIMARLSVHQWFVSEKKTRDDQEIQAIRDNVTKAQLPIVAELGESRISVSEFLGLSVGDVISLNRTVETGLSIKVGNIPKFIGSPGVVKDRVAVQIDEIVNEGVEELDE from the coding sequence GTGGTTGATGTACTATCGCAAAATGAAATTGACGCTCTGCTTGCCGCCCTTTCATCTGGCGAGATGGACGCAGACGAACTAAAAAAAGAAGAAACTCAGCGAAAAATCCGCTCCTATGATTTCAAGAGGGCATTGCGTTTCTCCAAGGACCATATCCGAAGTCTGACGAGGATTCACGAGAATTTCGCACGATATCTCACGACATATTTTTCAGCACAGCTGCGGACCTTTGTTCAGATCAATGTGGTTCAGGTAGAGCAACTGCCCTATGATGAATTCATCCGTTCCATTCCCAAAATGACGATATTGAACATCTTTGAAGCCGAGCCATTGGAAGGCCGAATGGTTATGGAAGTTCACCCCAATATCGCATATGCAATGCTGGACCGGCTGTTAGGCGGGGTTGGAACCGCGCCTACCAAGGTAAACACTCTGACTGAAATCGAAACTACCATAATGGAGCGTATATTCAGCCGCTGCTTCGAGAGCCTTCAGGAGGCCTGGAAGACCGTATTGGATATTGAGCCCCGATTAGAGGCTCTTGAGACTAATCCGCAGTTTATGCAGATTGTGTCGCCCAATGAGACCATTGCTCTGATATCCCTTAGCACGAAGATCGGGGATACGACAGGCATGATCAATCTATGTATCCCGCATGTTGTGCTTGAACCAATTATGGCAAGACTCTCGGTGCATCAATGGTTTGTCTCCGAGAAGAAGACACGGGACGATCAGGAAATTCAAGCCATACGAGATAACGTAACGAAAGCACAGCTTCCGATCGTTGCCGAGCTTGGCGAGTCGAGAATTTCTGTTTCCGAGTTTTTAGGTCTGAGCGTAGGTGATGTAATATCACTGAACCGGACTGTTGAAACTGGTCTTTCAATTAAGGTTGGCAACATACCGAAATTTATCGGAAGCCCGGGAGTAGTTAAAGATCGGGTCGCTGTACAGATTGACGAGATTGTCAATGAAGGAGTTGAAGAGCTTGACGAGTAA
- a CDS encoding flagellar biosynthetic protein FliO, producing the protein MPSNSGFDGGSTTLNLINVILALIVILVLIVLLIRFLGRRNQSWMSNRSIRTLGAVGLGPSKSLQVIEIGESLYIIGVGENVTMLDKITDPEEAAVIMAAFEEQSSSAGHLFKTVGDKLKGRFQGKVSSEEINLNDNSAFYEMLNSKLRSAPDRKKELEELLDEDDKKNRQEET; encoded by the coding sequence ATGCCCAGCAACTCCGGCTTTGACGGTGGAAGCACTACGCTGAATTTAATCAATGTAATCCTGGCTCTTATTGTTATCCTTGTTCTTATCGTGTTGCTCATCCGGTTTCTTGGACGGCGAAATCAAAGCTGGATGAGCAACCGGTCCATTAGAACCCTGGGAGCAGTCGGACTTGGTCCCAGCAAATCGCTGCAGGTTATTGAGATTGGCGAAAGCCTGTATATCATCGGGGTAGGAGAGAATGTCACCATGCTCGACAAAATAACCGATCCCGAGGAAGCGGCGGTCATTATGGCGGCATTCGAGGAACAGTCCTCATCTGCCGGTCATTTATTCAAGACAGTTGGAGATAAGCTGAAAGGGAGATTTCAAGGCAAAGTGTCGTCGGAGGAAATTAATCTGAACGATAACTCGGCATTCTATGAAATGCTTAATTCCAAACTGCGCTCCGCTCCTGACCGAAAGAAGGAATTAGAGGAACTGCTAGACGAGGATGACAAGAAGAACAGGCAGGAGGAGACATGA
- a CDS encoding TIGR02530 family flagellar biosynthesis protein yields the protein MNEKMTVGQMYTGVRHPGIVARPGSSQASAKSSDVSFESMLQQNMLKFSNHAAKRLEQRGIQLGTQQLDQINSAVEQAAAKGSKESLILMKDLAFIVNIPNRTVVTAMDGSSMKNNVFTQIDSTVVIS from the coding sequence ATGAATGAAAAAATGACAGTCGGTCAAATGTATACCGGCGTTCGCCATCCGGGAATAGTAGCGCGCCCGGGCAGCAGCCAAGCTTCGGCTAAATCATCCGATGTGTCTTTCGAGAGCATGCTGCAGCAGAATATGCTGAAGTTCAGCAATCATGCTGCCAAGCGTCTAGAGCAGCGGGGGATTCAGCTCGGAACACAGCAATTGGACCAGATCAACTCGGCCGTTGAACAAGCGGCGGCAAAAGGAAGCAAGGAATCGCTCATCCTGATGAAGGACTTGGCGTTCATCGTCAACATTCCGAATCGCACCGTCGTGACAGCCATGGATGGAAGTTCAATGAAGAACAATGTTTTTACGCAGATCGACAGTACTGTAGTTATTTCTTAA
- the fliY gene encoding flagellar motor switch phosphatase FliY, with product MTSKDYLSQEEIDALLKQSAEGTDSPAAKTVDDFLTPFEQDALGEIGNITFGSAATALSTLLGKKVDITTPQVSIITRSEFEVAFPKPHVAVHVQYVDGFQGINSLVIKIRDAQVIADLMLGGSGEPKDEELNEIHISAVQEAMNQMMGSSATSMSTIFNRFVNISPPGIDILNMSSGEGVGSLPEEETLIKISFRLTIGDLIDSTIMQLLPVSFSKNMVSMLIGDAAAEEPAAAVEAPAQPASQPAQAPVQQTPPAGAPEAQTPPQGQQPYPGMPEGGYYYPPYGMPPYGMPGAMPPYGAPPQGTPYPQAAQTPPPAAPPARNVNVQPVQFGNLSGNVYGNVDENNLNLLMDIPLKVTVELGRTQKQIKDILEMSQGSIIELDKLAGEPVDILVNNKLIAKGEVVVIDENFGVRVTDIVSQWDRMQKLQ from the coding sequence TTGACGAGTAAGGACTATTTATCCCAGGAAGAAATCGATGCTCTTTTAAAACAATCTGCCGAAGGCACAGACTCGCCAGCTGCGAAGACTGTGGATGACTTTCTGACGCCTTTTGAACAGGATGCCCTGGGTGAAATCGGGAACATCACGTTTGGCAGCGCGGCAACGGCCTTATCTACCCTGCTTGGTAAAAAGGTCGATATTACGACACCGCAGGTTTCGATCATTACACGCAGTGAATTTGAAGTGGCTTTTCCGAAGCCGCATGTTGCCGTACATGTTCAATACGTGGACGGTTTCCAGGGGATTAACTCCCTCGTAATCAAAATCCGCGATGCTCAAGTTATTGCGGACCTTATGCTTGGAGGAAGCGGAGAGCCCAAGGATGAGGAATTGAACGAGATTCATATCAGCGCGGTTCAGGAAGCGATGAATCAGATGATGGGTTCGTCCGCAACCTCGATGTCTACGATCTTTAACCGGTTCGTTAATATTTCGCCGCCGGGCATTGATATCCTGAACATGTCGAGCGGTGAAGGAGTGGGAAGTCTTCCTGAAGAGGAGACACTGATCAAAATCTCGTTCCGTCTGACAATCGGGGATTTGATCGATTCCACCATCATGCAGCTTCTGCCTGTTTCATTCTCCAAGAATATGGTGTCAATGCTGATCGGGGATGCAGCAGCTGAAGAACCGGCCGCAGCGGTCGAAGCGCCGGCTCAACCGGCTTCTCAACCGGCTCAGGCTCCTGTACAGCAGACACCTCCGGCAGGTGCGCCTGAAGCCCAGACGCCTCCGCAAGGTCAGCAGCCTTATCCGGGAATGCCGGAAGGCGGCTATTACTATCCGCCATATGGAATGCCGCCTTACGGAATGCCTGGAGCGATGCCTCCTTATGGAGCGCCGCCTCAAGGAACGCCGTATCCACAAGCTGCGCAGACGCCTCCTCCTGCCGCACCGCCAGCCCGGAACGTAAACGTACAGCCGGTGCAGTTCGGCAATTTGAGCGGCAACGTGTACGGCAACGTCGACGAAAATAATTTAAACTTATTGATGGACATTCCCCTGAAGGTCACCGTAGAATTAGGAAGGACCCAGAAGCAAATTAAGGATATTCTTGAAATGTCTCAAGGCTCAATCATCGAGCTGGATAAGCTCGCCGGTGAGCCTGTTGATATCCTGGTGAACAACAAGCTGATTGCCAAGGGAGAAGTTGTGGTAATCGACGAGAACTTCGGGGTTCGCGTAACGGATATCGTAAGCCAATGGGACCGGATGCAAAAATTACAATAA
- a CDS encoding flagellar hook-length control protein FliK — protein sequence MSLVFQMMSLGAGMTGKTSGTGTANQTNVQGTSAAGLFSQTLIQTLGGQSLSGKLGDGETAINLQSLAAILQGANNTNQGDDTKPATLGELVEEIIPELGKLDDAIESDPALLAALQGWLAQAAAVLAGNDQAEPGQQTELTALAENPATVRFAVQDQLNNLAAILNEASAGTETTKLQAQKLVASFASIFEPIMDNVQPNSVNNAFAPVQVLGTEEINQPLQSKNVKIDSQLVQVLQGHQNPVVANAAGNHSETAVSSDNSDPVTLLQELKASLSTAAKESSNGQGQDGALNQEDTNKGAQDDGKIVTAGQLLMKDGITGSAKAEIQQPVPVRKFSEEMTKLITGKLEIVKKNGVAEATISLFPENLGQVDVKITLQNGQVVAQFMTEHSNAKSLLENQMSQLRAALQSQGLQVEKLEVTQNTSSPQSQLFQEGRQSNSGGQNSERRSKERNVQSEDAILAAELDGELKEWRATERQNLQSHAGQFSAKA from the coding sequence ATGAGTCTCGTATTTCAAATGATGTCTTTAGGTGCAGGAATGACAGGCAAAACCTCTGGAACAGGCACCGCTAACCAGACCAATGTTCAGGGAACGTCAGCAGCAGGGTTATTCTCGCAAACGTTGATTCAGACCCTGGGCGGCCAAAGTCTGAGCGGGAAGCTCGGCGATGGTGAAACGGCGATCAATCTGCAAAGCCTTGCGGCTATTTTGCAGGGAGCGAACAACACCAATCAGGGCGACGATACTAAACCGGCAACCCTGGGAGAACTGGTGGAAGAAATCATCCCGGAGCTTGGGAAGCTAGATGATGCAATCGAGTCAGATCCTGCTTTGTTGGCTGCACTTCAAGGCTGGCTTGCACAAGCTGCCGCAGTGCTGGCGGGCAATGATCAGGCTGAACCCGGGCAACAGACAGAATTGACTGCTCTCGCGGAGAATCCGGCGACAGTAAGATTTGCCGTTCAAGATCAACTGAACAATCTGGCTGCAATACTTAATGAGGCTTCAGCGGGAACTGAGACCACCAAGCTTCAGGCTCAGAAACTAGTTGCAAGCTTTGCTTCAATCTTTGAACCCATCATGGACAACGTACAGCCTAACTCTGTTAATAATGCCTTTGCACCTGTTCAGGTGTTAGGTACTGAAGAAATCAATCAGCCGCTTCAGAGTAAAAATGTGAAAATTGACAGTCAATTGGTTCAAGTCCTGCAGGGACATCAGAATCCGGTTGTCGCGAATGCTGCCGGGAATCATTCTGAAACCGCTGTGTCGTCAGACAACTCGGACCCGGTTACACTGCTTCAGGAGCTTAAGGCTAGCCTGAGCACAGCCGCGAAGGAATCCTCAAACGGCCAAGGTCAAGACGGGGCGCTCAACCAGGAAGATACGAATAAGGGTGCGCAGGACGATGGGAAAATTGTTACAGCCGGCCAGCTTCTGATGAAAGATGGTATTACCGGATCGGCTAAAGCCGAGATTCAACAGCCTGTGCCCGTTCGAAAGTTCTCTGAAGAAATGACCAAACTGATCACCGGCAAGCTTGAAATTGTCAAGAAGAATGGAGTTGCCGAGGCAACGATCTCTTTGTTTCCGGAGAATCTGGGGCAGGTTGACGTCAAGATCACTCTTCAGAACGGTCAAGTCGTCGCACAATTCATGACAGAACACTCCAATGCAAAGAGCCTGCTTGAGAATCAAATGTCTCAGCTTCGCGCAGCGCTTCAGTCGCAAGGACTGCAGGTTGAGAAGTTGGAGGTCACACAGAACACGTCTTCACCACAATCCCAGCTGTTCCAGGAAGGCCGGCAGTCTAACTCTGGCGGACAGAATTCTGAACGGCGTTCCAAGGAGCGCAACGTTCAAAGCGAGGATGCCATTCTCGCAGCGGAACTTGATGGAGAGTTGAAGGAATGGCGTGCGACTGAGAGACAGAACCTGCAGAGTCATGCAGGCCAATTCTCAGCGAAAGCCTAA
- the flgD gene encoding flagellar hook assembly protein FlgD, giving the protein MASTDSIISTSNVWPNYSSSNVANVNSSTNKTGSSTLGKDQFLKILITQLQNQDPMQPMEDKEFIAQMAQFSSVEQLMNISTQLNTLNQSLGAVSGLIGKNVSWLDASTSLEQSGIVDSIVVSSGVQYAIVGKDKIALTDITKIQNADTAASTESGSSS; this is encoded by the coding sequence ATGGCATCCACGGACAGTATCATTTCCACATCGAATGTCTGGCCGAACTATTCATCATCGAACGTAGCCAATGTCAACTCTTCCACCAACAAGACCGGCAGCTCGACACTTGGCAAAGACCAGTTTCTGAAGATTTTGATTACCCAGCTTCAGAATCAGGACCCGATGCAGCCGATGGAAGACAAAGAGTTTATCGCTCAAATGGCTCAGTTCTCGTCGGTAGAGCAATTAATGAATATCTCCACTCAGCTTAATACGTTAAATCAATCACTTGGCGCGGTTTCCGGTCTAATCGGGAAAAATGTCAGCTGGCTCGACGCTTCGACTTCTCTGGAACAATCGGGAATCGTAGATTCGATCGTTGTCAGCAGCGGCGTTCAATATGCGATTGTAGGCAAGGATAAGATTGCCCTAACCGATATTACGAAGATCCAGAATGCGGATACCGCGGCTTCTACGGAAAGCGGGTCATCTTCATGA
- a CDS encoding flagellar basal body-associated FliL family protein — translation MKKMLPWLITILLAITLIVVAAFLLLNKIFPSDTNNPVNEVAQQVETKNLTADQIVELTSEISEIKTNLADPDYIVQINFAFQLDTAKAKEEFEKIKDIKIKPLIIKTLADVKPQELSGAAGKDQLCSKLLNLINKTLPEGKVTQVEITNYILASM, via the coding sequence ATGAAAAAGATGCTGCCTTGGCTGATTACGATTTTACTCGCAATTACTTTGATCGTGGTCGCCGCATTTCTGTTATTGAACAAGATTTTCCCAAGTGACACGAACAATCCTGTAAATGAAGTAGCTCAGCAGGTCGAAACCAAGAACCTGACGGCTGATCAAATCGTTGAGCTGACTTCTGAAATATCAGAGATCAAGACTAACCTTGCAGACCCCGATTACATCGTTCAAATAAACTTCGCGTTCCAACTGGATACAGCAAAGGCGAAAGAAGAGTTTGAGAAAATCAAGGATATCAAAATCAAACCGCTGATTATCAAGACCCTGGCCGATGTGAAACCGCAGGAACTTAGCGGAGCAGCAGGCAAGGATCAGTTGTGCAGCAAGCTGCTTAATCTGATCAATAAGACTCTGCCAGAGGGTAAAGTGACTCAGGTAGAAATAACCAATTATATATTGGCATCCATGTAA
- the flgG gene encoding flagellar basal body rod protein FlgG — protein MLRSMYSGVSGMRGFQTKLDVIGNNIANVNTTGFKSSRVMFKDIMSQTVSGVTAPTDGGAGGVNAKQIGLGVSIGSVDTLHLAGSAQTTNNPTDLRIDGDGFFLVKLNDDQETPFLTRAGDFHVDASRNLVNSDGLHVLDSSGEAIVLGDDVTSFSIGSDGTIIQSMSDGTTQAGVQIGVAKVSNPQGLEKIGGNLYRMTLNANAEGALEPTTANNTESGTGAIVAGQLEMSNVDLTGEFTEMIVAQRGFQANSRIITTSDEVLQEVVNLKR, from the coding sequence ATGTTAAGATCAATGTACTCCGGTGTTTCAGGCATGCGCGGCTTTCAGACGAAGCTGGACGTCATCGGCAATAACATCGCCAATGTCAACACAACAGGCTTCAAATCCTCGCGGGTAATGTTCAAGGATATTATGAGCCAGACGGTATCCGGCGTTACCGCTCCAACTGACGGCGGAGCCGGCGGTGTCAATGCCAAACAAATCGGTCTGGGCGTAAGCATCGGATCGGTAGACACGCTTCACCTGGCAGGCAGTGCCCAAACTACCAATAACCCTACCGATTTGCGGATCGACGGCGACGGTTTCTTTCTTGTCAAACTTAATGACGATCAAGAGACTCCGTTCCTGACTCGCGCAGGTGATTTCCATGTTGATGCGAGCCGAAATCTGGTTAACTCGGACGGTCTCCATGTACTGGATTCCTCAGGCGAAGCCATTGTTCTGGGTGACGATGTAACCTCCTTCTCCATTGGCAGTGACGGCACCATTATTCAGTCAATGAGCGACGGCACTACACAGGCTGGGGTACAGATCGGCGTGGCGAAGGTCAGCAACCCACAGGGGCTTGAGAAGATTGGCGGCAATCTTTACCGTATGACGCTGAATGCCAATGCGGAAGGCGCCCTTGAGCCTACAACCGCCAACAACACAGAATCAGGAACTGGCGCAATCGTCGCCGGACAGCTCGAAATGTCAAACGTTGATTTGACAGGCGAGTTCACAGAAATGATTGTGGCGCAGCGCGGCTTCCAGGCTAACTCCCGCATTATTACCACTTCGGATGAGGTGCTTCAGGAAGTCGTTAATCTGAAACGGTAA